The Thalassotalea sp. HSM 43 genome window below encodes:
- a CDS encoding Crp/Fnr family transcriptional regulator yields MSLDISKISIRNALSSCFGSAIDTLSGGDEFVKLISEKAEEVTVSAENYLIKEGKQADYVYIPTSGTVMLERTASNGARQVYAFLFTGNILGLSTASIDSYNFSAKALTDLSAIKIRRKDLETYFDAHHDVAKKFHNRTEMVLAGMLDHLFVMGQRTAHQRLAHFLLDMEKRLFCHKGQYHLPMSRQDIADYLGMTVSTACRGFTKLKKKDWININSNSLITIVDHDAITDYIRN; encoded by the coding sequence ATGAGCCTAGATATTAGTAAAATTTCAATTCGCAACGCCTTATCAAGTTGCTTTGGTAGTGCTATCGACACCTTAAGCGGTGGCGATGAATTCGTGAAACTTATTTCCGAAAAAGCGGAAGAAGTAACGGTTTCTGCAGAAAACTATTTGATTAAAGAAGGCAAGCAAGCCGACTACGTGTATATCCCAACGTCCGGCACCGTCATGCTTGAGCGTACCGCGTCCAACGGTGCTCGCCAGGTTTACGCATTTTTGTTTACCGGTAATATTCTTGGTTTATCTACCGCCAGCATTGATAGTTATAATTTTAGTGCCAAAGCATTGACTGATTTAAGCGCGATTAAAATTCGCCGCAAAGACTTAGAAACCTATTTTGATGCCCATCATGATGTGGCGAAGAAATTCCATAATCGCACAGAAATGGTTCTTGCTGGCATGTTAGATCATTTATTTGTTATGGGTCAGCGCACCGCACATCAGCGTTTAGCACACTTTTTATTGGACATGGAAAAACGCCTGTTTTGCCATAAAGGCCAGTATCATTTACCGATGAGTCGTCAAGATATCGCCGATTATCTTGGTATGACCGTATCGACGGCCTGTCGTGGTTTCACTAAGTTGAAAAAGAAAGATTGGATTAACATAAACAGTAACTCGCTGATCACGATTGTTGATCACGATGCGATAACCGATTATATCCGCAATTAA
- a CDS encoding MmgE/PrpD family protein, whose protein sequence is MKQSLTEQLIIDIWQMSVTDADRQRAAKHVVDYLACAAVGAKSAQGLVYAKLVEQAGPGSVSAVFNRCCDLQTALAFNAAIGNVMEMDDIHRSSILHPGPVVIPAALALAEQQHVSMQCFLDAVIKGYEVTIRMGQSIGRSHYKYFHNTSTCAALGAATAAAAILGLDAEQTVSAIGNAGSRTGGLWQMRHENVMSKQWHNSEAAKSGVNAAIMASHGLTGPKTILEGELGIFNALSDDANPQAFVAKHDNWLIYDVSFKPWPACRHAHPAIDAFNHALDNAQQPIDVEDIDSVRVETYQDAKLFCDRLHIDSDVSAKFSIQHALAAILVFGEPKLEHYSAKVYQRADIGTLREKISVDVSPTIEADYPQHYGARCQITLKSGIQLSGYRQDTLGDPETPLSEQQFCDKAQMLFAAAGIDQQRIEHIVAMQWQQHNDITALSKLLD, encoded by the coding sequence ATGAAACAATCTTTAACAGAGCAGCTCATAATTGATATTTGGCAAATGTCTGTCACCGATGCCGATAGGCAGCGTGCTGCCAAGCATGTGGTTGACTATTTGGCCTGCGCCGCGGTTGGCGCCAAAAGCGCACAAGGTTTGGTGTATGCCAAGCTTGTTGAGCAGGCAGGTCCTGGCTCTGTTAGCGCCGTGTTTAATCGCTGTTGCGATTTACAAACCGCGTTGGCATTTAATGCTGCCATCGGTAATGTTATGGAAATGGATGATATTCATCGCAGTTCGATTTTACACCCAGGTCCAGTCGTGATTCCGGCGGCATTGGCTCTTGCGGAACAACAGCACGTGAGCATGCAATGCTTCTTAGATGCGGTGATCAAGGGCTACGAAGTGACCATACGTATGGGCCAGTCTATTGGTCGCAGTCATTATAAGTATTTTCATAACACCTCAACCTGTGCCGCATTAGGTGCGGCAACCGCGGCAGCGGCCATTCTTGGTTTGGATGCTGAGCAAACGGTGAGTGCCATAGGTAATGCCGGTTCTCGTACCGGTGGCTTGTGGCAAATGCGTCATGAAAATGTGATGAGCAAGCAATGGCATAACAGCGAAGCGGCGAAAAGTGGTGTTAATGCGGCGATAATGGCCAGTCATGGGTTGACCGGGCCGAAAACTATTTTAGAAGGTGAGCTGGGTATCTTTAATGCGTTAAGCGACGACGCAAACCCACAAGCATTTGTCGCCAAGCACGATAACTGGCTTATCTATGATGTTAGCTTTAAACCGTGGCCGGCATGTCGCCATGCCCATCCGGCGATTGATGCCTTTAACCACGCACTCGACAACGCACAGCAGCCTATAGACGTCGAAGATATCGACTCGGTGCGCGTTGAAACCTATCAGGATGCGAAACTGTTTTGTGATCGCTTGCACATAGACAGTGATGTCTCGGCAAAATTTTCCATTCAGCATGCGCTGGCGGCGATACTTGTTTTTGGTGAACCTAAGCTAGAGCATTACAGTGCCAAGGTTTATCAACGTGCCGACATTGGCACATTGCGTGAGAAAATCAGCGTCGATGTGTCGCCGACTATTGAAGCGGATTATCCACAACATTATGGTGCTCGCTGTCAGATCACACTGAAATCCGGTATCCAGCTCAGTGGTTATCGTCAAGATACGTTAGGGGATCCGGAAACGCCGTTAAGCGAACAACAATTTTGTGATAAAGCGCAGATGCTGTTTGCTGCCGCAGGCATAGACCAGCAACGTATTGAGCATATCGTCGCCATGCAGTGGCAACAACACAATGACATTACCGCCTTGAGCAAATTACTGGATTAA
- a CDS encoding GntR family transcriptional regulator, which translates to MTNINLSQPKYRQIGEQLQQQICAGRYHIGVLLPTEKQLCETYQISRHTAREALRYVEQLGLVEKRQGSGTRVISNELPEKASQHVNSVEDLLSFGNNTRFEIIQAKYLPLTSDIANQLNQAMPGVYLHITGLRWSSDSQQPLCYSTLYLRVDKPSDKQNIAKDQAIYALIEAVKPEHIGSIEQHISATSLDNDMAHILDCRTGLPALQISRRYQHQNEQAIILIATSFYPQQRFVHSSVLYPSKD; encoded by the coding sequence ATGACTAATATCAATTTGTCACAGCCAAAATATCGACAAATAGGTGAGCAACTGCAGCAGCAGATTTGCGCTGGTCGCTATCATATTGGCGTATTGTTGCCGACCGAAAAGCAATTATGTGAGACCTATCAAATCTCGCGCCACACCGCTCGCGAAGCATTGCGCTATGTGGAACAGTTAGGCTTGGTCGAAAAGCGTCAAGGCTCAGGCACTCGCGTGATCAGTAATGAGCTGCCAGAGAAAGCCAGTCAGCATGTAAACTCTGTTGAAGACTTACTGTCATTTGGCAACAATACCCGCTTTGAAATCATCCAAGCAAAGTATTTGCCATTAACCTCTGACATTGCCAATCAGCTTAATCAAGCGATGCCCGGTGTGTATTTGCATATCACTGGCCTGCGCTGGAGCTCAGATAGTCAGCAACCGCTGTGCTACTCGACCTTATATTTGCGCGTTGACAAGCCGAGCGACAAACAAAACATTGCCAAAGACCAAGCAATTTATGCACTAATTGAGGCGGTAAAACCTGAGCATATCGGGTCAATTGAACAGCATATTAGTGCCACCAGTTTAGACAATGATATGGCGCACATCCTCGATTGCCGCACCGGCTTACCGGCATTGCAAATAAGCCGTCGATATCAGCACCAAAATGAACAAGCGATTATCTTAATTGCCACCAGTTTTTATCCACAACAACGATTTGTGCACTCCAGTGTACTTTATCCCAGTAAAGACTAG
- a CDS encoding NAD-dependent succinate-semialdehyde dehydrogenase, with translation MLSLTNPSLLKPGSYIDGNWHQDNQHLGVRNPVNGELVHTIANSNAQDVVTAVEAAKKAQKAWQQMPAANRAQLMRKWYDLMMQNQHDLGVILTAEQGKPLAEAKGEIAYGAAFIDWFSEEAKRVYGDTIPAPAGDKRIVVIKQPVGVVAAITPWNFPNAMIARKAAAALAAGCTFVVRPATQTPLSALAMAELAEQAGIPKGVFNVVVGDNARAMGQVLTTHPDIAKFTFTGSTAVGKSLISQCASTVKKVSMELGGNAPFIVFDDADIDAAVQGAIASKYRNAGQTCVCTNRIFVHSNIAEQFSEKFIAAVNQLTVGDGMQDDVQIGPMISKQAVDDVDALVQQSIAEGAQLALGGERHPYGDRYYKPTVMTQVGNQMAIACNEIFGPVTPIITFDDEQQVIAMANDTEYGLAAYFYSRDIGRIWRVAEALEYGMVGINEGLISNAAAPFGGVKQSGNGREGSMYGLDDYLEIKYLCMGGIDR, from the coding sequence ATGCTCAGTTTAACTAACCCTTCTTTATTAAAGCCTGGCTCATATATTGACGGCAACTGGCACCAAGACAATCAACACTTGGGCGTTAGAAACCCAGTCAATGGTGAATTGGTGCATACTATTGCTAATTCAAATGCACAAGATGTTGTCACCGCAGTCGAGGCCGCCAAAAAGGCACAAAAAGCGTGGCAACAAATGCCGGCAGCCAATCGCGCACAATTGATGCGCAAATGGTACGACTTAATGATGCAAAACCAACACGATTTGGGCGTCATTCTTACCGCCGAACAAGGCAAACCTCTGGCGGAAGCAAAAGGCGAAATAGCCTATGGTGCCGCCTTTATTGATTGGTTTAGTGAAGAAGCCAAACGCGTCTACGGTGATACCATTCCTGCGCCCGCAGGCGACAAACGTATTGTTGTTATCAAGCAACCTGTCGGCGTTGTCGCGGCCATTACCCCATGGAATTTTCCAAACGCAATGATTGCCCGCAAAGCAGCGGCGGCACTTGCTGCCGGTTGTACCTTTGTGGTTCGTCCCGCGACACAAACACCGCTATCAGCGCTTGCAATGGCCGAGCTTGCTGAGCAAGCCGGCATCCCTAAAGGTGTGTTTAATGTGGTGGTCGGCGATAACGCCAGAGCCATGGGACAAGTACTGACCACTCATCCAGATATTGCTAAGTTTACCTTTACCGGCTCCACCGCGGTTGGTAAGTCATTGATCAGTCAATGCGCATCGACGGTTAAAAAAGTTTCGATGGAACTCGGTGGTAATGCGCCATTTATCGTCTTTGATGATGCCGATATCGACGCTGCGGTACAAGGTGCGATCGCCTCAAAATACCGTAATGCGGGACAAACTTGTGTCTGTACCAATCGAATTTTTGTGCACAGCAACATTGCTGAACAATTCAGTGAAAAATTTATTGCTGCGGTTAACCAATTAACCGTAGGTGACGGTATGCAAGACGATGTGCAAATTGGCCCAATGATATCTAAACAAGCGGTCGATGATGTTGATGCTTTGGTGCAACAATCCATTGCAGAAGGTGCGCAGTTAGCCTTGGGTGGTGAGCGTCACCCCTATGGTGACCGTTATTACAAACCAACGGTTATGACTCAAGTTGGCAATCAAATGGCGATTGCCTGTAACGAAATATTTGGCCCGGTAACACCTATCATAACTTTTGATGATGAGCAGCAGGTGATTGCCATGGCGAACGACACAGAATACGGTCTAGCCGCATACTTTTATAGTCGCGACATTGGCCGTATTTGGCGCGTCGCCGAAGCGCTCGAGTATGGCATGGTAGGCATCAATGAAGGTCTTATTTCCAATGCCGCAGCGCCATTTGGCGGCGTTAAACAATCGGGCAATGGCCGTGAAGGGTCGATGTATGGTCTCGATGATTATCTTGAAA
- a CDS encoding choice-of-anchor D domain-containing protein, which produces MKPFIRFTGAVLLAMSASAQAQTIFSDDFNDGNLTGWTVSGLGKAKNVNNQAQLSRAKAMTQTVSASGFSNVQISVDHASQGLESGDSCISELSLDAGNSFTTVGTTTTASQTIVASPSGIDNNSDLVVRVRADNNSTKDYCLFDNIVISGDPQTPDPQPEIEVSGNSTFGNVDLGETVSSVLTVNNLGDANLVIGSVSTLSSPFNVSSDNCSNSQVSAGSGCTITLAFTPTVAQASMATLSIPSNDSSEPTSQVSVSGTGFDPGSSSGPLFSEDFESAADGWSIAGDGDSGVVSKSGSNMLNLAKTAQATIAVSTANKTDVVVSLEMVASSLEEGDTCIAEAQGSGSWVTVGMLENGQDDSSIYNVAASNGSFDNTTLTLRLRASGNINSDDCYFDNISIEPIPGGVPRDEATYAYLMGSTDQTFSTSAFVATKYNTPANTFSGNLVITGTPVFSKNYGVTGDLPSGYSQWPGFDYEFVQDGNRLIPVDRGHSFVGNGAWSISAGVGAVWDEASDNGYSRAAFPYTIKQNNSNCEHNGLATFLFKDDGSMSNVHVQNVAETCIFYGFEFYGTLSASYNKHSVANASEVIARRNAEEAAWIPTKPLADLALDFPGVDLSNYGYAIDAADLNGYSILVNGTSYVDGCGTRYGTHPYCMDKTIGIYSFTKSMHAFLVVAALEKQYPGFKSQLIKDLVPECQNDSRWNGVTVEHALDMATGNYTSANYEVDEGSSAIVAGFFDPTTRSQRAAFSCTGWPNKVAPGTYHVYHTTDTELVSYAAAKYANNQLGGSAEAFNDVLVPVYEAIGLSDYIKGIQRTSDTMDAWGGYGLSVTLNDVVRFSQFLRDDAVTSGLLDATMVNEVLSGASKGLYAQLSNFNYDNGFWRYHVGAATDMSACGSATQVPVMSGYGGHTSIILPEVIITQLTDGGGIGFISTINDVFANISNACPTP; this is translated from the coding sequence ATGAAACCTTTTATACGTTTTACCGGTGCGGTGTTGTTGGCGATGTCCGCTTCGGCTCAAGCACAAACTATTTTTTCCGATGATTTTAATGACGGAAACCTAACGGGATGGACGGTATCAGGCTTAGGAAAAGCCAAAAATGTTAACAATCAGGCGCAATTATCACGCGCCAAAGCCATGACGCAAACGGTGTCTGCTAGTGGTTTTAGTAATGTACAGATTAGTGTTGACCATGCCTCGCAAGGGCTTGAGTCGGGCGATAGCTGCATATCCGAATTATCACTGGATGCCGGCAATTCATTTACCACCGTTGGCACCACCACAACCGCCAGTCAAACTATCGTCGCTAGCCCATCAGGGATAGATAATAATAGTGACTTGGTGGTTCGCGTGAGAGCCGACAACAACAGCACCAAAGACTATTGCCTATTTGACAACATTGTCATCTCAGGCGACCCACAAACCCCAGATCCACAACCAGAAATTGAGGTTTCTGGAAACAGCACCTTTGGTAATGTTGACCTTGGCGAAACCGTATCTAGCGTGCTGACGGTCAATAATCTAGGTGATGCCAATTTGGTTATTGGTAGCGTTTCCACGTTATCGTCACCATTTAATGTCAGCAGTGATAATTGTTCTAATAGTCAGGTCTCTGCCGGCAGTGGATGTACCATAACCCTTGCTTTTACACCGACCGTGGCGCAAGCAAGTATGGCGACATTGTCAATTCCATCAAACGACAGTTCAGAGCCAACCAGTCAGGTCAGTGTCAGCGGAACCGGTTTTGATCCGGGTAGCAGCAGTGGCCCACTGTTTAGTGAAGATTTTGAATCGGCTGCAGATGGCTGGAGCATCGCAGGCGATGGCGACAGTGGTGTGGTCAGTAAATCCGGATCTAATATGTTAAACCTCGCGAAAACCGCGCAAGCGACTATCGCCGTATCCACCGCCAACAAAACCGATGTGGTGGTGTCTTTAGAAATGGTTGCCTCTTCACTTGAGGAAGGTGATACCTGTATTGCTGAAGCACAAGGCAGTGGCAGTTGGGTGACCGTTGGCATGTTAGAAAATGGCCAAGATGACAGCAGTATTTATAATGTTGCGGCATCAAATGGCAGCTTCGATAACACCACATTGACCTTACGTTTAAGAGCCAGTGGTAATATTAATTCAGATGATTGTTATTTTGACAACATTTCTATTGAGCCTATCCCTGGCGGCGTACCTCGTGATGAGGCAACGTATGCCTATTTGATGGGCAGCACAGACCAAACCTTCTCAACATCTGCGTTTGTTGCGACCAAATACAATACCCCAGCCAATACCTTTAGCGGTAACTTGGTGATCACTGGCACCCCGGTCTTTAGCAAAAACTATGGTGTGACCGGCGACTTACCAAGCGGTTACAGTCAGTGGCCTGGTTTTGATTACGAATTTGTGCAAGATGGCAATCGCTTGATTCCGGTTGATCGCGGTCATAGCTTTGTTGGTAATGGTGCTTGGTCTATCAGTGCTGGTGTTGGTGCGGTTTGGGATGAAGCATCTGATAACGGTTATTCTCGTGCTGCATTCCCATACACCATTAAGCAAAATAACAGCAATTGTGAGCATAATGGTCTGGCAACATTTTTATTTAAAGACGACGGTTCAATGTCCAATGTGCATGTTCAAAACGTCGCTGAAACTTGTATTTTCTACGGCTTTGAGTTCTATGGCACCTTATCGGCTAGCTATAACAAGCACAGTGTTGCCAATGCCAGTGAGGTTATTGCCAGACGAAATGCTGAAGAAGCTGCATGGATCCCAACCAAACCACTTGCCGATTTGGCACTAGACTTTCCAGGTGTTGATTTAAGTAACTATGGTTATGCCATCGATGCTGCCGACCTAAATGGTTACAGTATCTTGGTTAATGGCACCAGTTATGTTGATGGCTGTGGCACGCGTTATGGTACCCATCCATATTGCATGGATAAAACCATCGGTATTTATTCATTCACTAAATCAATGCATGCCTTTTTAGTGGTCGCGGCACTGGAAAAACAATACCCAGGCTTTAAGAGTCAATTGATTAAAGACTTAGTACCAGAATGTCAAAATGACAGTCGTTGGAATGGCGTAACGGTTGAACATGCATTGGACATGGCGACCGGTAATTACACCTCAGCCAATTACGAAGTCGATGAAGGCAGCTCTGCCATCGTTGCCGGCTTTTTTGACCCAACAACTCGTAGTCAACGAGCGGCATTCTCATGTACCGGATGGCCAAACAAAGTGGCGCCAGGAACTTATCATGTCTATCACACCACAGACACTGAACTGGTGAGCTATGCGGCAGCGAAATACGCCAATAACCAACTTGGTGGTTCGGCCGAGGCATTTAACGATGTGTTGGTGCCGGTCTATGAAGCGATCGGTTTAAGTGATTACATCAAGGGTATACAACGTACCTCAGATACCATGGACGCATGGGGTGGTTACGGCTTGTCGGTGACGCTCAATGATGTGGTGCGTTTCTCACAATTCTTGCGTGATGACGCGGTGACCAGTGGATTATTGGATGCCACCATGGTCAATGAAGTGCTATCGGGTGCGAGCAAAGGATTGTATGCACAGTTATCTAACTTCAACTATGACAATGGCTTTTGGCGCTACCACGTCGGTGCTGCTACCGATATGAGTGCTTGTGGCAGTGCCACGCAGGTGCCGGTGATGTCTGGTTATGGCGGCCATACCAGTATTATTTTACCTGAGGTGATTATCACTCAGTTAACCGATGGTGGTGGAATTGGTTTTATAAGCACCATTAATGATGTGTTTGCCAACATCAGTAATGCTTGTCCAACGCCTTAA
- a CDS encoding LysR family transcriptional regulator, whose protein sequence is MSKSFAIPKPISEYDIRLLRIFKAVVESGGFAAAEPVLGITRSTISIHMSSLETRMKLTLCLRGRGGFALTDAGQAVYRATLALFESLNDFSLLVSGLEGDYAGELVILCADQLDDNKQRVLAQMIGAINDVAPKLHLVVDQEPIASIEKKLLNDKVHAGIFPGYQQIDNFDYHPFSREPIYLCCGKGHPLFNAEQGKIEPHLLQQYPAIHPGIEINKQGKQVLQNLNFTARAYQFDARKAMLLSGRYLGFLPKQTIANELANGDIKLLFEDSLNYQFDLSLVTRKAAREPHKIQLIKDVAETYCRC, encoded by the coding sequence ATGAGCAAAAGTTTCGCTATTCCCAAGCCTATCAGCGAATATGACATTCGCCTATTACGAATTTTTAAAGCGGTCGTTGAAAGTGGTGGATTTGCTGCGGCTGAACCGGTCTTGGGCATTACTCGGTCAACCATCAGCATACATATGTCGAGTCTAGAAACTCGAATGAAGCTGACCTTATGCTTACGTGGCCGCGGTGGTTTTGCCTTAACCGATGCCGGTCAAGCGGTTTATCGAGCGACCTTAGCGTTGTTTGAATCGCTTAATGACTTTTCATTGTTGGTCAGTGGGCTTGAAGGTGACTACGCTGGTGAGTTGGTTATCTTATGCGCTGATCAGTTAGACGATAATAAGCAACGAGTACTGGCACAAATGATTGGTGCGATTAATGACGTTGCGCCGAAACTGCACTTGGTGGTTGATCAAGAGCCAATTGCCAGTATCGAAAAGAAACTGCTTAATGACAAAGTTCATGCGGGGATATTTCCCGGTTATCAACAAATTGACAACTTTGATTATCACCCATTTAGTCGTGAACCTATCTATTTATGTTGCGGTAAAGGACACCCTTTATTTAACGCTGAGCAAGGCAAGATTGAACCGCACCTGCTGCAGCAATACCCTGCGATTCATCCTGGTATTGAAATAAACAAACAAGGTAAGCAGGTCCTGCAAAACTTGAACTTTACTGCCCGTGCCTATCAATTTGATGCTCGCAAAGCAATGCTGCTTTCTGGCCGCTATCTCGGCTTTTTACCGAAACAAACCATTGCCAATGAACTGGCCAATGGCGACATAAAATTGTTGTTCGAAGACAGCTTAAATTATCAATTTGACTTGTCGTTGGTGACCCGAAAAGCCGCTCGAGAACCCCATAAAATCCAGCTTATTAAAGACGTCGCTGAAACCTATTGCCGATGCTAA
- a CDS encoding phenylacetate--CoA ligase family protein, producing the protein MMSSFPTYLECFDVNNLLEDYPIGDDLISRFQGMSQAELKQLQNQRFMQVIERAWQIPFYQRVWGKAGVTPADIQSLDDIEKLPLISKTDIMDSVEQYPPIGDFHGLDDIPKQQRPPIVFHTTSGTTGTPQPLLFGPKSREVQSLLVGRSYRFMGLPAASTIQSCYGHGMINGGHYIREAVTHYTNSMFLSAGTGVETRSAQQVNLMKTFDVNVLVGFVDYIKRLADVAQEEGLQPGKDINIDMIIGHFGMESRDSIAKAWGNPQMFDWYGVGDTGCIAAEGPDHNGMYVWEDAHFLELLDPEDNSPVKDGDKGNMVVTCLYKDDVYPIIRFNTYDLTEVVAGDSELGLPFKRIRGFMGRSDNMVKLRGINIYPQGVGPMMDERDDFLGEFICVAVRDDSGRDEMIVKVEVSAQGAQRDAILSEYKTLLKQKIGIAVQVEMFGEGELTPLTQVDVRQKPIRLIDKRFD; encoded by the coding sequence ATGATGAGCAGTTTTCCAACCTATCTAGAGTGTTTTGATGTAAACAACCTTCTTGAAGATTACCCGATTGGCGATGACTTGATCAGTCGCTTTCAGGGCATGAGTCAAGCCGAGCTAAAGCAATTGCAAAACCAGCGATTTATGCAAGTAATTGAACGTGCTTGGCAGATCCCGTTTTATCAGCGTGTTTGGGGCAAAGCTGGGGTAACACCGGCGGATATTCAGTCACTAGATGATATTGAAAAGCTGCCGTTAATTTCTAAAACAGACATTATGGACAGCGTTGAACAATATCCACCAATCGGCGATTTCCACGGTCTCGATGATATTCCTAAACAACAACGCCCACCCATTGTGTTCCATACCACCAGTGGTACCACAGGCACACCACAACCGTTATTGTTTGGTCCAAAAAGTCGCGAAGTGCAGTCCCTACTTGTTGGCCGTTCCTATCGTTTTATGGGCTTGCCGGCAGCCTCAACCATTCAGAGTTGTTATGGTCACGGCATGATTAACGGTGGTCACTACATTCGTGAAGCCGTTACCCACTATACCAATTCGATGTTTTTAAGTGCCGGCACCGGTGTTGAAACACGCTCAGCACAGCAAGTTAATCTGATGAAAACCTTTGATGTTAATGTACTGGTTGGTTTTGTCGATTACATCAAGCGTTTAGCCGATGTTGCACAAGAAGAAGGCTTGCAGCCGGGCAAGGACATCAACATCGATATGATCATTGGTCACTTTGGTATGGAATCCCGAGACTCCATCGCCAAAGCTTGGGGTAACCCGCAAATGTTTGATTGGTATGGTGTTGGTGATACCGGTTGTATTGCCGCCGAAGGCCCCGACCATAATGGTATGTATGTTTGGGAGGACGCGCACTTCTTAGAGCTGTTAGACCCAGAAGATAATAGCCCGGTAAAAGACGGTGACAAAGGCAATATGGTGGTCACTTGTTTGTATAAAGACGATGTCTACCCAATCATTCGCTTTAATACCTATGATTTGACCGAAGTGGTTGCTGGTGACAGTGAACTTGGTTTGCCGTTTAAGCGCATTCGTGGTTTTATGGGAAGAAGCGATAATATGGTAAAACTGCGCGGCATCAATATTTACCCTCAGGGTGTTGGTCCAATGATGGATGAACGAGACGACTTTCTCGGGGAGTTTATCTGTGTCGCAGTGCGTGATGATAGCGGCCGAGACGAGATGATTGTCAAAGTAGAGGTCTCTGCTCAAGGCGCTCAACGAGACGCCATTTTATCTGAGTATAAAACCCTATTGAAACAGAAAATTGGTATTGCCGTCCAAGTCGAAATGTTCGGTGAAGGTGAATTAACGCCATTAACCCAAGTGGATGTTAGACAAAAACCAATTCGCCTGATCGATAAGCGTTTTGATTAA
- a CDS encoding MmgE/PrpD family protein — protein sequence MTQSPTPSPTPSATQPPAIDALIEYIERSEYSSLPQSAIDAAKIFIFDSIGVGISGSRVERVNEVKAAANLWGQGKQAQVWVTGEWLPASSAALLNGFQIHNQEWDCVHEGAVVHPMATILSALTAYGQREGLSGKDLIHGVIVAVDVATLIGGAVTSGLKFFRPSVCGCLGSTAGICTMLGIKGIELKNALGIAYSQISGTMQSHVEGSPMLAMQIGFNSQNAVMAVDMARAGFSGPHDILEGPFGYYRLFEDDYDLQGFYQKLAHQYQIEEVSHKPFPTGRAGHGTVDALQSLQAEHGFSAADIESVVVHATPLINRLVGRPVKPDMDVSYAKLCNGYIGATALLTGNVTVEDFDDKCLLDKQRLSLAKKFTTRVNDCTDPNALAPISVEVTLTDGRQLAIDMPAILGNPARPMSKAMQIDKFRAACASASVAFSVEHTDKLINSIDALEQIQNINTLIKQMVSPI from the coding sequence ATGACACAATCACCAACCCCATCACCAACCCCATCGGCAACACAACCGCCAGCAATCGATGCGTTGATTGAATATATTGAACGCAGTGAATACAGCTCATTGCCACAATCTGCCATCGATGCGGCGAAAATATTTATTTTTGACTCCATTGGTGTCGGTATCAGTGGCTCACGAGTTGAAAGGGTTAATGAGGTGAAAGCCGCGGCTAATTTGTGGGGGCAGGGTAAACAAGCACAAGTGTGGGTGACGGGGGAATGGCTGCCGGCAAGTTCGGCGGCGTTATTAAATGGTTTTCAAATTCATAATCAAGAATGGGATTGTGTTCACGAAGGCGCCGTTGTTCACCCAATGGCAACCATTTTGTCTGCCTTGACCGCTTATGGTCAACGCGAAGGCTTGTCTGGCAAAGACCTTATTCATGGAGTCATCGTCGCGGTTGATGTCGCAACATTAATCGGCGGGGCGGTAACCTCGGGATTGAAATTTTTCCGGCCATCGGTATGTGGCTGTTTAGGCTCAACCGCCGGTATTTGTACCATGCTAGGCATCAAAGGCATTGAACTTAAAAATGCATTGGGGATTGCCTACAGCCAAATCAGTGGCACCATGCAATCTCACGTTGAAGGCTCGCCGATGTTGGCGATGCAAATTGGATTCAATTCACAAAACGCGGTCATGGCGGTGGATATGGCGCGCGCTGGCTTTTCAGGTCCACATGATATTCTTGAAGGCCCTTTTGGTTATTATCGTTTATTTGAAGATGACTATGATTTACAAGGCTTTTATCAAAAATTAGCTCACCAATATCAAATCGAGGAGGTCAGTCATAAACCGTTTCCGACCGGCCGTGCCGGTCACGGTACCGTCGATGCACTACAAAGTTTACAGGCAGAACATGGCTTTAGCGCGGCGGATATTGAATCGGTAGTGGTGCACGCCACGCCATTGATTAACCGACTTGTTGGCCGCCCAGTAAAACCCGATATGGATGTAAGTTACGCAAAATTGTGTAATGGCTATATTGGCGCAACCGCATTATTAACCGGTAACGTTACCGTCGAAGATTTTGACGATAAGTGTTTGCTCGATAAGCAACGTTTGTCGTTGGCGAAAAAATTCACCACCCGAGTCAATGATTGCACTGATCCTAATGCCCTAGCGCCGATATCGGTTGAGGTGACATTGACCGATGGGCGTCAGTTGGCAATCGATATGCCAGCGATACTGGGTAATCCGGCTCGGCCGATGAGCAAGGCCATGCAGATTGACAAATTTCGCGCCGCGTGTGCCAGCGCCAGTGTCGCTTTTAGCGTCGAGCATACCGATAAATTGATAAATAGCATAGACGCTTTGGAGCAAATCCAGAATATTAACACCCTAATAAAACAAATGGTTTCTCCTATTTAA